One Pectinophora gossypiella chromosome 9, ilPecGoss1.1, whole genome shotgun sequence genomic region harbors:
- the LOC126369822 gene encoding centrosomal protein 20-like, whose protein sequence is MTTKNMTTEKDLLNAIKDLLKRSGHLNKFQAEVQANITQLLKSRNTMTAGTKKTAPPPPPEEVLLINELVREYLEWHGYLYTSSVMMSEAAMPDEKKARGDLCAAIGVKDDEKSSALPLLSNIVAAYQNHELNH, encoded by the exons ATGACTACAAAGAACATGACGACTGAAAAAGATCTTTTAAACGCTATAAAGGATTTGCTGAAGAGAAgtggtcatttgaataaatttcAAGCCGAG GTACAAGCGAACATCACGCAGTTACTAAAAAGCCGTAACACAATGACGGCTGGAACCAAGAAGACTGCTCCGCCGCCGCCACCAGAGGAGGTGTTACTAATCAATGAACTGGTTAGGGAGTACTTAGAATGGCACGGATACCTGTACACTTCATCAGTGATGATGTCAGAAGCAGCCATGCCTGACGAGAAGAAAGCCAGAGGTGACCTCTGTGCAGCCATTGGAGTCAAGGACGACGAAAAATCATCAGCCCTTCCACTCCTCTCCAACATTGTCGCAGCTTA tcagaatcatgaactgaatcat